The sequence ttttgttttttttaaaaaataaagaagaaaataaaataatgataaaaacctttctttttcggacttgggccaattttaaacaaattggcccaaacaaactcagcccaaaaccaggCTTGCCCGGTCCATGACCAGCTGACACCCAGAAcatccaaacgacgccgttttaatccaatctgatctgggccgttgatctcagattgatcaacggccaagatcacctccTCACAACCCATGATAAACCCGACccatttccacccggaccaacccaaaacCCCTTtggatgaaacgacaccgtttcccctaagccttcagatccaagccattgatttcgATTGATCCGacggctgagatcaacccacccattccatatataagcccctTACCATACCCCGCCCCTCTATCCGATACCCCAGCCTTCGTCCTCACCAAACctttccccttcaaaccctagccgcccccatctcccttcaccagaaacccggcggcatggacgccgatGACCCTACctttaacaccatagatgctcctcaccgtcctgaacccaaatccaccaaccacacacctcgaatcccatcccaccttctcgaatcttcatttgaagattcgagtcaaaactcgatctaccccgatctgccctaaattcataccaggcagtccccggacccccctcgtgaccaaaccatgcttggtttggtccgaatctgaccagggaagcacgaatcccGGATCTAACTTTTGAAAACTTTAAAGGTCCTCGTCGATGGTCCGTGTCTTGTTCAAACCaaaagattaaggtctaatggaccttaatcgaagtgtttctcatctgagaaacacttcgattaaagtccgttcagccttaagaaaggtctgttcgaatccaagttaagattttttgatttttcgagttttaaggtaagtttgctttcttttctttatttgttttggttcatctgattgttttaaaggtctgttcatgttttgtttgtgtCCCTGAATTTTATCGACTGTGCCCTGTCCACTCTGCCTGCacctctgttgtttgattgagtctttctatttgttctgataatgtgtatgtaagtgttgtgcaattagctgattttcaaatttgaactaaCTGATTGATTCCTCGAATACCactttgtttagtcagtataattcaaaaCATGTGTCGATACTTTTAAATGTCtaatttttggctacgattgtgcatgttatgattaatatagtcgagtcgacatgtgtcgtcaattagtttcagctgcctgaacaataacaaatcgatttacttttGATAAGCATGGTTTGAATCacttaggaactgagtttagtgcTTATAATTAGTAATTTGAATCAGGAATGTAAAAAAATCAATGTTCTGTTTAGTCACAGTTCTGAAATTGGAGAGCATGTGCActtatgcacaacatgtgcatttggtgcacagcctgtgccctgcctaagtgcttttgaattaaatagtttgacagcatgtgctgtcagactacatcctgctgcccatgtctgcttttagttaataaaatgggaaagttaagcctgccaagggaatgtcatggggtttaatacttaaatggCTAAGTGTAACTGAAAAGAgggcagcacatgggagggtattcttttggtctaacaggctgttaaagggctgaggtttaggcttataaaaggggggaCTTCCGAGAGAGATGGGGGAGATCTAAAAGGGGAGAgaaaaaatacatacatatacacaGATAGACACACACATAGATAGACATTTTGATCATAGAGAGGAGGGAGGACATCTGATAATAGAGAGAGACAGAGGAAAATTGTTAAGGAAAAGATAGAGAAGATCAAGAGAAATCTGAGAGGAGAGGTTTGGAGAAATACATAGATACACATAGatacagaaatagaaagagagcaagaaagagataaaacagattaggaaatcagaaacttggtttttgtttgtctgaagttcattTGTTGTCAATGTGTTAGGCAGTGTTActtcttctaagtttcaatcgagattactgttagtgttttgttgcatttggtatatctcggaattggattgtctggagtttTGTTTCCATCACACTGTGTGCTGCTTCATTTGGCTGCTTTCTCTTCAACTACAGTTCCACCTCTTGCAATAGAATCTGCTCTGTTGTGTTGTTTTGATTGCTGCTGTTACTCTgattcctgctgctgctgatcttccctgttattctcttcttcctctttgcatttcagcattccaggtacacatttcaagtcccatgtTGGTGTAAACTGTAacagttcgaaagcatgaaatgaaaggagttcgAAGAAGTTTAAATGTCTGTTCGTAATGCTCATGGTCTATTGATTTCTTTGTACAAATTGATTAGTGTGTAATTCAATAGCAAAAAAAATCTAGTTAGCTAAATACTTAACTGAGTTTTAGCCTCttgtatcttagtttatagttgttgtTGATATGAGTTAAGTAATGATACAATACGTAGAATGTACAAATATTTGACATAGTGACTGACCGGATTCTTGTTTAGCTATAATGATATGCATAGGATAGAATACTTCCACCTTACACAATgatgttctgttttattttagtttctttcATCAGGACCCGCTAGGCAGTATATAAGAGCACGTTCGAACCCCCAGTGGTAATAATGCCTAGTGggttaattcccttaatctagcctaaatgAGTCTAGTTTGAATTCAATTCAAGAGATGTTTTGGATATAAGCATAGCATTTTGTcatgtaatttctttgtcaaaTTAGAACATTTCTCATAAAGTATGACgtttttttactttataaataattaatcagaaattgataagaagtaggcccaaagcatatacttgaatTGACATGTATCTTCCTTCTTCTATTTTAGACTGAACATAGTAAAGATGTAGTCACTGCacgtttatccttttaaataaaatgagacgagcctccacaaacaaaaatgcacaagctgcggggccctctaaatgtatatattaaaatacttagaattcgggacaggccgtttagcgaattttacggccttcccaaaataacaatacactagttgctttaggcgcgcctttaatgatttaaccttcttaaacacgggtgcacattgatgtgacccaaattcaaatctcaacggagtcgaaatgtgttaacaactacgggtgcattgattgtgacgtggtttgagatgcattttcacgacgttgcaattctataaaaaataaatgataataataaaagcggtttaaacttaataaaagcacgtaagtcataacatgtatttaaatcagatatttagccattataacaatttaagcgaccgtgctagaaccacgggattcgagggtgtctaacaccttccctcgggtcaacaaaattccttacttagaatttctggttcgcagacttcatttggaaaagtcgaaaatttcctcgatttgggattcaagataaaccggtgacttgggacaccaaaaaccaaacctttcccaagtagcgactctgaattaaataaataatcccatttcgaatatcgtcacttaaattggaaaaaactcccctcgcgcatttaacccttcggggcggggcgcgcaaaaaggaggtgtgacagtgaccATTTACCTTAAACTTGTCTCCTCCATTTTTCTGAATTTCAATTGCCCCGTACAGTGTAACACCTATAACATTGTAAGGACCCGTCCACCTGGATTTTAATTTTTCTGGGAATAACCTGAGTCGGCTATTGTAAAGAAGTACTTAATCTCCAATTTTGAAACTCTTTGGTCGGATCAACTTGTCATGCCatatttttgttttatctttataaaatttagcattttcataggcTCCCAATCTCAGTTCTTCCAATTCATTAACCTGAATAAATTGCTTTTTACCAGCGGAGGTTAAATCAAAGTTCAGTGATTTCAATGCCCAAAAAACTTTATGTTCTAATTCTACGGGCAAATAACAAACTTTTCCAAAGACTAATCTATAAGGAGATGTTCCAATTGGCATTTTGAAAGCTGTTCGGcacgcccataatgcatcattTAATTTTAAAGCCCAGTCTTTTCTTGAGATTCCGACCGTTTTTTCAAGAATTATTTTTAACTCGCGGTTGAAAACCTCAACTTGCCCTTgagtttgagcatgatatggtgTTCCTGTTTTGTGAGTCACATTATATTTTGACAGTAAAGCAGAAAATTGTCTATTGATGAAATGAGTTCCTTGGTCACTAATGATGACTCGCGGTGTGCCAAAtctggtaaaaatattttttctaagaaAATTACACACTGTATGAGCATCGTTCTTTCTTGTAGGGATGGCTTCAACCTATCTTGACACGTAATCCACAACCACAAGGATATATTCAAAAGagtgagaagaaggaaaaggacccATAAAATCTATTCCCAAACATCAAATATTTGACATGCCTGTATTGATTGCAGTGGCATCTCATCTCTCTTGGTGATATTACCTATTCTCTGACACCTGTCACATTGTGCTACATATGCTCGGGCATCTTTAAAGAGTGTGGGCCAGAAGAATCCGGTTTCTAAAACTTTAAAAGCTGTTCGATTTGCTGCATAATGTCCTCCAATTGCTCCATCATGACAGTGATATAGAATTTTATTCATCTCTTCTTTAGGTACACACCTTCTAATGATATTATCAAATGGCATTCTCCTATAGGCATATGTTCCATGAGGGCATGTGAAGGTTGTCTTATCTTGATCTTCTGGTGCAATGGGTatctgattatatcctgaataACCATCATGAAAACAGTAAAAACCATATCCCGCAATTCTTTTcaacatttgatcaataaatggcaaaggaaaatgatcttttctagtgaCATCATTGAGACGTCTGTAATCAATACAGACTCTCCATCCTGTAACAGTCCTGGTCGGTATGAGCtcattattttcatcttttataaCTGTTATACCTCCTTTCTTTGGTACTACCTGAATGGGACTTACCCACGGGCTATCAGAAATAGGGTATATAATACCTGCTGCCAACATCTTTACGATCTCTTTTTTCACTACTTCTTGCATTGATGGATTCAATCTTCTTTGCGACTGAACTATTGGCTGGTAGCTATCCTTCATGAGGATTCTGTGTGTACAAATAGCCGAACTAATCCCTTTAATATCTTCTACAGTCCACCCCAAGGCTCCTTTGTGTGCTTTCAATACTTTAATCAAACTATTTTCTTGTTCTGCAGtaagagaagatgaaataattaCTGGAAATAATTCGTGCTCAAGATAAACATATTTCAAATGAGAACGGAGagttttgagttcaatttttg is a genomic window of Nicotiana tabacum cultivar K326 chromosome 16, ASM71507v2, whole genome shotgun sequence containing:
- the LOC142170471 gene encoding uncharacterized protein LOC142170471, whose product is MPSYAKFLKKILSSKRKLEEVSVVMLTKKCSAILQNKLPQKLGDPGSFTISCTLGGVYFEKVLCDSGASINLMSFSIFKKLDLGEIKDTSVSLQFADQSTKKPKGIIENVLVRVDKFVFLVDFIVLEMKECPNEPIILGRPFLDTGRTIIDVHQGQLILRVDEERVIFDMQKILRYSGDETSSSCFSIDMISYLTDEFKDDQLIPDSMERCLIKSGTTQDDDPTIRKEAEILDKDSEEEEMKSEKVQSKIELKTLRSHLKYVYLEHELFPVIISSSLTAEQENSLIKVLKAHKGALGWTVEDIKGISSAICTHRILMKDSYQPIVQSQRRLNPSMQEVVKKEIVKMLAAGIIYPISDSPWVSPIQVVPKKGGITVIKDENNELIPTRTVTGWRVCIDYRRLNDVTRKDHFPLPFIDQMLKRIAGYGFYCFHDGYSGYNQIPIAPEDQDKTTFTCPHGTYAYRRMPFDNIIRRCVPKEEMNKILYHCHDGAIGGHYAANRTAFKVLETGFFWPTLFKDARAYVAQCDRCQRIGNITKRDEMPLQSIQACQIFDVWE